The stretch of DNA TGCGGCGTGACGCTGCGCAAGGCCGACTCGTTCACCGACTGGTCGCGCCGGCCGCTGTCCGATTCGCAGCTGCACTACGCGGCCGACGACGTGATCTACCTGCCGCGCATGTACCGCGAGATGCGCGAGTCGCTCAAGAAGATGCGGCGCCTGCACTGGCTCGACAAGGACTTCGAAGCGCTGAGCGACCCGAAAAACTACGTGGTCGACCCCTATGACCGCTATCGCCGCCTCAAGCGCGCAGGCTCGCTGTCGCGCCGGCAGCTTTCCGCCGCCCGCGAGGTGGCCGCATGGCGTGAAGGGCAGGCCCAGCGGCTCGACGTGCCGCGCAAGTGGGTGCTCACCGACGAGCAGATCGTCGAGGCGTGCAAGCGCGAGCCGACCACCATCGACGAGCTGTTCATGGTGCGCGGCATATCCGAGCGGCTGGAGGTGCGCGACGCCCGCAAGGTGGTCTCCCTTATAGCCGCCGGCCTGAAAGCACCGCTTGAGACGATGCCCGAGCTGGACAAGCCGTCCAAGTGCGAGCCGAACGTGGACGTGCAGATGGACCTCATGGGGGCCGTCGTGCGCCTTCGCGCCAAGGAGAACGGCGTCGCGTTCCAGACGCTGGCGAACCACTCGGACATGATGCGCATCGCGCGGGGCTACCGCGAAGGCATCGAGCTTTTGAGCGGCTGGCGCAAGCGCCTGGTGGGGGACGAGCTTGTGGACCTGGTGGAAGGGCGCCTCGCGCTGTCCCTCGACGAGGGCGGCCTGCGCATCGATCCCATCGCGGGCTTTCACGCCCACGGGCCGAACGCGGAGGGCGCGGCGCCGTGCGAAGAATCTGTGTAAACAAGTCAACATTCTGACGAAGCGGTTACGGATGTTTGACGCATAGCGACCCGTCCCTCGTCGGGCGCTTTTTGCCCTCGGTATAATGACGGCAAAAAGGTCGAAGTTTCCCGTCAAGGAGGTTTCTCATGTTCGGCTTGAGCTCAAGCTACCTTATGCTCATCGTTGTGACGCTGCTCATCGGCTGCGGCGCCACGTGGTACGTCCGATCCCAGTTGAAGAAGTACGAAAACGTCCCGAATTCGAGCGGCCGCACGGGCGCCGAGATCGCCCGCGGCATGCTCGCCTATTACGGGATCCAGGGCGTCGAAGTGCGGCCTGGCGGTCCTGACCAGGACTTCTTCGATCCGCGCACGAACTCGGTCACGTTGTCTCCGGAAGCCTACGGCGGCCGCTCCATCACCGCCGCGGCCACGGCCTGCCACGAGGTGGGGCACGCCTGCCAGTACGCCGCCGACTACACGCCCATGCGCGTGCGCACGGCCATCGTCCCGGTCGTGAACCTGGCGTCGAACGCCTGGATGTTCATCCTGCTCATCGGCATCATGCTGAACATCGCGGGCTTCATCGACCTCGCCATCATCCTCTACGCCTTCGCGGTCGTCTTCCAGATCGTGACGCTGCCCGTCGAATTCAACGCCTCGCGGCGCGCCATGGCCTACATGGAGGCCACCGGCATCCCGGCGCAAGAGCAAGCTGGGTCGTTTTCGGTACTGCGTGCCTGCGCGCTGACCTACGTGGCGGCGGCGCTCACGTCCATCTTGCAGCTGCTGTGGCTGCTCGGCCAGCGTCGGGACTAGCGGCCGGTGGCGGCCATGAGCATCCGCGGCGTCCAGCGCCCGGAAAACGCGTTTTCTCGGCCGAACCCCTTCCAGCCTGTCGCGGACGGCTCCGATGCGGACGGTCCGGCGGCGGGCGCGTCGAAGGCGCTTTCGGTGTCGGCGGCCGTCGACCTGGCGAAAGGCGCGCTTGAAGGCATCCAGGTCACCGTGCTCGGCGAGGTGTCCGAGTTCTCGAACCGGCCCGGCTACAAGGCCGTCTACTTCACGGTGAAAGACGAGCGCGCCACGCTGCCGTGCATGATGTGGACCGGGCGCTACCGCGCCTGCGGCGTCGACGTGTGCGTCGGGCAAAAGGTCGAGATGACCGGCCGTTTCAGCGTCTATGCGCCCAAGGGCCGCATGAACTTCGACGTGCAGTCCTTGAGCCTTGCGGGGGAGGGCCGGCTTCGCATGGAGGTGGCGAACCTTGCGAGGCGGCTCGAAGCCGAAGGCCACATGGCACCGTCGCGCAAGCGCCCCATCCCGGTCATGCCCGAGGTCATCGGCATCGTCACCTCGCCGCGCGGCTCGGTCGTCCACGACATGCTGCGCACGCTGCGCCGCCGCTTTCCGCTGAGCCGCGTCGTCGTTGCCGGCGTGCCGGTGGAAGGGCCGCAGGCGGCGCGGGCTATGATGACGGGGCTGCGGGCGGCCTACGACGCCGGCGCCGAAGTCATCCTGCTCGGCCGCGGTGGCGGGTCGTTCGAGGACCTCATGCCGTTCAACGACGAAAAGCTCGCCATCACCATCTCGCGCTGTCCCGTGCCCGTCATCACCGGCATCGGGCACGAGCCGGACACGACCATCGCCGACATGGTGGCCGATCTGCGGGCTTCCACGCCCACGGCGGCCGCCGAAGCGGCAAGCCCCGCCCGCGAGGCGCTTGAAGAGCAGTTTTCGGCCCAGGCGCTCGCGCTTGGCCGGGCCGTCCGAACGACCGTGTCGCAGCTGCGCAGCCATGTCGCCCACGTGGCGACGCGCCCGGTGTTCCAAGACCCCCAGGCGCTGTTCGCCACCGACGCGCAGACGCTTGACTACGCCACAAGCCGCATGGCGCGGGCCCTGTCGCTTCTTGCTGTGCAGGACCGCGACCGCGTCGCCTCCCTGGCGCGGCGCATGGCCGCGT from Xiamenia xianingshaonis encodes:
- a CDS encoding zinc metallopeptidase yields the protein MFGLSSSYLMLIVVTLLIGCGATWYVRSQLKKYENVPNSSGRTGAEIARGMLAYYGIQGVEVRPGGPDQDFFDPRTNSVTLSPEAYGGRSITAAATACHEVGHACQYAADYTPMRVRTAIVPVVNLASNAWMFILLIGIMLNIAGFIDLAIILYAFAVVFQIVTLPVEFNASRRAMAYMEATGIPAQEQAGSFSVLRACALTYVAAALTSILQLLWLLGQRRD
- the xseA gene encoding exodeoxyribonuclease VII large subunit — its product is MSIRGVQRPENAFSRPNPFQPVADGSDADGPAAGASKALSVSAAVDLAKGALEGIQVTVLGEVSEFSNRPGYKAVYFTVKDERATLPCMMWTGRYRACGVDVCVGQKVEMTGRFSVYAPKGRMNFDVQSLSLAGEGRLRMEVANLARRLEAEGHMAPSRKRPIPVMPEVIGIVTSPRGSVVHDMLRTLRRRFPLSRVVVAGVPVEGPQAARAMMTGLRAAYDAGAEVILLGRGGGSFEDLMPFNDEKLAITISRCPVPVITGIGHEPDTTIADMVADLRASTPTAAAEAASPAREALEEQFSAQALALGRAVRTTVSQLRSHVAHVATRPVFQDPQALFATDAQTLDYATSRMARALSLLAVQDRDRVASLARRMAASIPRNLERDRSALTLAQSRLAAAMPATAARAADDVERAGDALFRAADAELARFGHNIALRAARLHDLSPLAVLARGYAVARDEAGGVVKSVDAATVGSPLFVSVSDGTLHCTVDAVEASRHPAIEKETA
- the rnd gene encoding ribonuclease D codes for the protein MDYIADQASFDAFCEEALKSSVLAIDTEFLRDKTYYAKLCLIQMATDDRVVIVDPFELESLAALAPVLVDAKVMKLFHAGHQDLEIIFREVGVLPKPLFDTQVAASLLGHTQQIGYGALVHSVCGVTLRKADSFTDWSRRPLSDSQLHYAADDVIYLPRMYREMRESLKKMRRLHWLDKDFEALSDPKNYVVDPYDRYRRLKRAGSLSRRQLSAAREVAAWREGQAQRLDVPRKWVLTDEQIVEACKREPTTIDELFMVRGISERLEVRDARKVVSLIAAGLKAPLETMPELDKPSKCEPNVDVQMDLMGAVVRLRAKENGVAFQTLANHSDMMRIARGYREGIELLSGWRKRLVGDELVDLVEGRLALSLDEGGLRIDPIAGFHAHGPNAEGAAPCEESV